The nucleotide sequence TCCATGTCCCCGGAACCAGCGTTTTCCGTCAGCACTTCGGCGCTCAGGACAGGCGCGGAAGGCTCGTCAAACTTGATCAAACCGTCGCCCACCAGCCCATCACCGGACAACAGCATGCGCTGCTCCAGGGGCTCCAACATGAATTCTCTTTGACGAAAAACGGACATCTAAAGGTCGTGGCGTGGGCGTGGTTTTTGGACCCGGCGATAAACATCGCATTTACCGAAATGCGTCAAGTCCGGCTTTTCGCAAATTTGATACATCACCAAAAAAGTCGGCAAAAGATCTTAAGTCAAAGACCGGATCGACGCGGTCTGGAATCCGATTTTTCGCCCGCCTTGGCACGTTCCCGGCGGTCCTGGGTTGCCCCAAAAATCCCCGACCGGCGGACTCGGCGGACCCGTTCCGGAGGCTCGGGCGCCGTAAAAAAAATGCCCTCAAACGGAGTCGGAGCGTGACAGCGGATGCGCGAGTTCCCTTATTCCGAACCCGTGCAAGCCGTCCAACGATGCCGCCAGTATGAAGGTAATGAGGAAGGATTCTGGCCGCTTTTTACCGAAGCGCTGGCCGAAGCCACCGGGGCCACCCACGTCCTCTTGCTGCGCCGCCAGCTGGAGCCGAACGAGGGCTGGAAGCCCTTTTCCGCCTGGCCGGCCCGCGAGAAATTCCCCCTCGGAGCCCCCTTGGATGACCCCGGCCTGATGGCCACCTTGGAACGGGCGGTGAAGGAAGAACTCGCCGAATTCCGCCCGCCGGCGGACCCCAAATCCCCCCTCCCCGCCGTGTCTTTCGACGGCGGCATGCCCGGCTGGCAGTTCACGGCCCTGTTCCGGCTGCCCGCCCCCGTCCCGGAGGCGGGCGAGTTCGCCCGCCGCGCCGCCCGTCTCCTTGATCTACCCGTACTCTACCGCCGGACCCGCGCCCTGCGCCAGGCCGGGGAGAGCAACCGCGCCTTTGCCCAGACCTTCGACCTGCTGACCCTCCTGGACCGGCAGACCCGGTTCACGCCGGCCGTCATGACGGTCTGCAACGAGTTGGCCCGCCAGACCGGCTGCTCCCGCGTTTCCCTAGGCTGGCGTCAGGACGCCTACGTGCGCATCCGGGCCGTCAGCGACCTCCCCCGTTTCGAGCCCAAGATGGAGGTCGTGCGCCAGCTCGAGACCGCGATGGAGGAGGCCTGCGACCAGGACGAGGAGATCATCCTGCCCGAGCCCGACGACGCGACCTATGTGGCGCGCGACCACCAGCAATTTGCCCGGACCCAGGGCGTGGCCTACCTGGCCACCCTGCCCCTGCGCGTGGACGAACGCCCGGTGGGCGCCCTCCTGCTGGAACGCCAGGACCGCGCCTTCTCCGCGGGTGAGATCACCGCGCTGCGGGTCGTGCTCGACCGGGCCAGCCGGCGGATTGACGAACTCGAACGGCACGACGGCAGCCTGCCGCGCCGCGCCGCCCGGGCCACC is from Lacunisphaera limnophila and encodes:
- a CDS encoding efflux RND transporter periplasmic adaptor subunit, which codes for MQAVQRCRQYEGNEEGFWPLFTEALAEATGATHVLLLRRQLEPNEGWKPFSAWPAREKFPLGAPLDDPGLMATLERAVKEELAEFRPPADPKSPLPAVSFDGGMPGWQFTALFRLPAPVPEAGEFARRAARLLDLPVLYRRTRALRQAGESNRAFAQTFDLLTLLDRQTRFTPAVMTVCNELARQTGCSRVSLGWRQDAYVRIRAVSDLPRFEPKMEVVRQLETAMEEACDQDEEIILPEPDDATYVARDHQQFARTQGVAYLATLPLRVDERPVGALLLERQDRAFSAGEITALRVVLDRASRRIDELERHDGSLPRRAARATRAQLAKLLGPEHTWWKAAGALTALLLLLSVVCTWPHRVEGSFVVRSDTLVNLPAPFEGYITEVPVRVGDPVRTGDLLIRLDKRQLLLEQGSLTAELARHEAQRAQAEVERRLAEMRAAAAAKEQAQASLDIVRFRLSRADIVAPADGVVVEGDLRERIGTPVKAGDLLMRVTRIEAMYVEIEVPERDAHAVLASRRGEIAFATLPGERHPIVIDRLEPVARVKPEGNVFVLRARITAPNDRAVWWRPGMSGVAKVEAGDRRILWLLTHRLVDYIRLKLWL